A single window of uncultured Methanospirillum sp. DNA harbors:
- the dph5 gene encoding diphthine synthase, with translation MLTFVGLGLYDLDDISVKGMHAIEEADHVFLEAYTSRLMGTDPAAMEERYKKPVQILKREDVEQHPEPILAAAKAGDVVFLTGGDPMVSTTHSDIRIRAAEQGISTRIIHGASIASAVSGLSGLQNYRFGKSCSVPYPAKNWFPRTPFETIQANLAADLHTIVFLDIQENRYMSVREAVEILEILSSEEGVSISLYVGMARAGSPEPVVIAGDAAKMLNAEFGPPLHILVVPATLHPVEEEYLRIFADLK, from the coding sequence ATGCTGACATTTGTTGGTCTTGGGCTTTATGATCTTGATGACATCTCGGTGAAAGGTATGCATGCCATCGAGGAGGCCGATCATGTCTTTCTGGAAGCCTACACATCCCGGCTTATGGGGACTGACCCGGCTGCCATGGAAGAGCGGTATAAAAAACCGGTACAGATCCTGAAACGTGAGGATGTCGAGCAGCATCCTGAACCTATCCTTGCAGCTGCAAAGGCGGGTGACGTGGTTTTCCTGACCGGTGGTGATCCGATGGTCTCAACCACCCATTCGGATATCAGAATCAGGGCTGCAGAACAGGGAATTTCGACCAGGATCATCCACGGGGCATCGATTGCAAGTGCAGTGAGCGGACTGTCAGGGCTGCAGAACTACCGGTTCGGCAAGTCCTGTTCTGTCCCGTACCCTGCAAAGAACTGGTTTCCGAGGACACCGTTTGAGACGATACAAGCGAATCTTGCAGCAGACCTGCACACCATCGTCTTCCTGGATATCCAGGAGAACAGATACATGAGTGTCAGGGAAGCCGTTGAGATCCTTGAGATACTCTCATCCGAAGAGGGAGTATCGATCTCTCTTTATGTCGGAATGGCACGGGCCGGCTCACCTGAACCGGTGGTGATAGCCGGTGATGCGGCAAAGATGCTGAACGCTGAATTCGGCCCGCCGCTTCATATCCTGGTTGTTCCTGCAACATTACACCCTGTCGAAGAAGAGTATCTTCGGATCTTTGCGGATCTGAAATGA
- a CDS encoding DUF357 domain-containing protein, producing MNTGELEQYRTDLALAYAGTGSFHPAETPLGAVTAGIREMISSYLTDAEVFYQREDLVNEYAALLYVHGWFDAALYLGYIEGESPDPLLPGDRIIPCDLHDRLVEKHDRYDQMLRDALGSIEIAPETGSPLYAAATFIRKKGEDAVRNESSVAAYVSELGSLSYGYGWIDAGLRAGLFRITANPHLFTTETDR from the coding sequence ATGAATACCGGAGAACTTGAACAGTACCGGACAGATCTAGCCCTTGCATATGCAGGTACCGGATCGTTTCATCCTGCAGAGACTCCGCTTGGTGCGGTCACTGCCGGAATCAGGGAGATGATATCCTCGTATCTCACCGATGCAGAGGTATTCTACCAGCGTGAGGATCTGGTCAACGAGTATGCTGCCCTTCTCTATGTACACGGGTGGTTTGATGCTGCGTTGTATCTCGGATACATCGAAGGGGAGTCTCCTGATCCTCTGCTCCCTGGTGACCGAATAATCCCCTGCGATCTCCATGACCGGCTCGTGGAGAAGCACGACCGGTATGACCAGATGCTCCGCGATGCCCTTGGCTCAATAGAGATTGCGCCAGAGACAGGGTCGCCGCTTTATGCTGCAGCGACGTTCATCCGAAAAAAAGGAGAAGATGCAGTAAGAAACGAGAGTTCCGTTGCCGCTTATGTGAGTGAACTGGGTTCTCTCAGTTACGGATACGGATGGATCGATGCCGGGCTCCGTGCCGGACTCTTCAGGATCACGGCAAATCCCCATCTCTTCACCACTGAGACAGATCGGTGA
- the hisE gene encoding phosphoribosyl-ATP diphosphatase, giving the protein MTSSAILEELWEIIEDRAANPVEGSYTTHILTHRKGVDKALEKVGEEAVEFIIAVKNKEPKAIAGEAADLLYHTLLALKGSGVSPSAVYAELESRRKP; this is encoded by the coding sequence ATGACCAGTTCAGCCATCCTTGAAGAACTCTGGGAGATCATAGAAGACCGGGCCGCAAACCCGGTTGAAGGATCGTATACAACACATATCCTGACGCACAGAAAGGGTGTTGACAAGGCACTTGAAAAAGTGGGCGAAGAGGCTGTTGAGTTTATCATAGCAGTGAAGAACAAGGAGCCTAAAGCAATCGCAGGTGAGGCTGCAGATCTCCTGTATCATACGCTTCTCGCACTCAAGGGTTCAGGCGTCAGCCCGTCAGCGGTTTATGCCGAACTGGAATCGCGTAGAAAACCCTGA
- a CDS encoding NusA-like transcription termination signal-binding factor gives MERTLGFKERRYIEEIRILTKSTALDCVIDEKFDRIIYVIKTGDMGYAIGKKGDNIRRLQNVLGRKVEMVEHAEKLEEFLANIFKPAKILRIEVDNETSKINTFVATRSEVGIAIGKNGCTIEKARALVRRFFGMEVGEVFPEGEAA, from the coding sequence ATGGAACGTACACTTGGATTTAAAGAGCGTAGATATATCGAGGAGATCCGCATCCTCACCAAATCCACCGCACTCGATTGTGTCATCGATGAAAAGTTCGATCGTATCATCTATGTAATAAAAACCGGCGATATGGGATACGCGATTGGTAAAAAAGGAGATAATATCAGGCGACTTCAGAATGTTCTTGGAAGAAAGGTCGAGATGGTCGAGCATGCCGAGAAACTTGAAGAATTCCTCGCAAATATCTTCAAACCAGCAAAGATCCTCCGAATAGAAGTTGATAACGAGACAAGCAAGATCAATACCTTCGTGGCTACCCGGAGCGAGGTTGGCATCGCTATCGGAAAGAATGGATGCACCATCGAAAAGGCACGAGCCCTGGTCAGAAGGTTCTTTGGCATGGAGGTCGGTGAGGTCTTTCCGGAAGGAGAGGCTGCATGA
- the cfbC gene encoding Ni-sirohydrochlorin a,c-diamide reductive cyclase ATP-dependent reductase subunit produces MKQIAIYGKGGIGKSTTSSNLSAALADRNLAVMQIGCDPKRDSTRMLMQGRLIPTVLDLIRDQGEANLGIDDVVFQGFRGIRCVEAGGPEPGVGCAGRGIIATFQLLERLEAFKGDVILYDVLGDVVCGGFAMPMRKGYAQEIYLVTSGELMALYAANNICKAIARISQNSRQICRLGGVICNARNTPGEKELVEAFATAVGSRVLAYIPRDEIVQHAELHTMTVVEYAPESEQATRYRELAEAVMTNTSFIIPSFLEMEDLEQMGRSFLTPRTPSQ; encoded by the coding sequence ATGAAACAGATCGCCATCTATGGCAAAGGGGGCATCGGGAAATCAACCACCTCTTCTAACCTCTCTGCAGCCCTTGCAGATAGGAACCTTGCCGTGATGCAGATCGGATGTGATCCCAAGCGGGACAGTACAAGGATGCTGATGCAGGGAAGGCTTATTCCAACTGTCCTTGATCTGATCCGTGATCAGGGAGAGGCGAACCTCGGCATCGATGACGTTGTCTTTCAGGGGTTCAGAGGGATTCGCTGTGTTGAGGCAGGAGGCCCTGAGCCCGGTGTCGGATGTGCTGGCAGGGGGATCATAGCAACATTCCAGTTACTCGAACGGCTGGAAGCGTTCAAAGGGGACGTGATCCTTTACGATGTCCTCGGAGACGTGGTTTGCGGAGGATTTGCGATGCCGATGAGAAAAGGCTACGCCCAGGAGATCTACCTCGTCACATCAGGCGAACTGATGGCCCTGTATGCAGCCAACAATATCTGCAAGGCAATAGCACGAATTTCCCAGAACTCCCGGCAGATCTGCCGTCTCGGAGGAGTCATATGCAACGCCCGCAACACACCGGGAGAAAAGGAACTGGTTGAGGCATTTGCTACAGCAGTCGGGTCCCGGGTTCTTGCATATATTCCCCGTGACGAGATCGTCCAGCATGCAGAACTCCATACCATGACGGTTGTTGAGTATGCACCTGAATCAGAGCAGGCAACACGGTACCGGGAACTTGCTGAGGCAGTCATGACCAACACCTCGTTTATCATCCCATCATTTCTGGAGATGGAGGACCTCGAACAGATGGGACGATCCTTCCTGACCCCCCGAACACCCTCCCAGTGA
- a CDS encoding phosphoribulokinase, giving the protein MSSFTFHDSIRASPYIYIIGVAGDSGSGKTTFSDAIVSIFGTDLVSTITLDDYHLYDREERARRGITPLDPKANDLDRLAKDVATLKQGRSIQKPVYSHATGTFGDPVPFHPTKFVILEGLHPFATPELLRHLDYTIFVDPDNEVKYDWKLRRDVGKRNYTPEAALEEIQRREPDYRQYVFPQRSSAGTVIRIAYSGYGKSLGTARNIYRITLGMKPPETCLEDIELNIDLCGLFTRSSHDFLLECSTLDQDDRKMRTLTIDGELSHETIHRIERNIEEQTGVHPIDICTGKEVIAGSDLVRLIISWQIINHRILIDLRQMQKA; this is encoded by the coding sequence ATGAGCAGTTTTACATTTCACGACAGCATTCGTGCATCGCCATATATCTATATCATCGGGGTTGCAGGTGATTCAGGATCAGGAAAGACCACATTCTCAGATGCAATTGTCTCCATCTTCGGAACTGATCTTGTATCCACCATCACACTTGACGATTACCATCTATACGACAGGGAAGAGAGGGCACGCCGTGGAATCACACCGCTCGATCCGAAAGCTAATGACCTTGACCGCCTTGCTAAGGATGTTGCAACCCTGAAACAGGGCCGGTCAATTCAAAAACCGGTGTACTCGCATGCCACCGGCACGTTCGGAGATCCGGTTCCCTTTCATCCGACTAAGTTCGTCATCCTTGAAGGGCTTCACCCGTTTGCAACCCCTGAACTTTTAAGGCATTTGGACTACACCATCTTTGTTGACCCGGACAACGAGGTGAAGTACGACTGGAAACTGAGAAGGGATGTAGGCAAGAGAAACTACACCCCGGAGGCTGCCCTTGAAGAGATCCAACGGCGTGAACCTGATTACCGGCAGTATGTCTTCCCGCAACGTAGCTCTGCAGGCACGGTCATCAGGATAGCATACTCAGGATATGGGAAGTCACTTGGAACTGCCCGCAACATCTACCGGATCACACTCGGTATGAAACCGCCGGAGACCTGTCTGGAAGATATCGAGCTTAATATCGATCTCTGCGGACTCTTCACCAGATCATCCCATGACTTCCTGCTCGAATGCAGCACTCTCGATCAGGATGACCGAAAGATGAGAACCCTGACAATAGACGGGGAACTCTCCCATGAGACGATACACCGGATAGAACGCAACATCGAGGAACAGACCGGTGTTCATCCGATCGATATCTGCACCGGAAAGGAGGTGATCGCAGGGTCAGATCTTGTCAGGCTCATCATCTCCTGGCAGATCATCAATCACCGGATCCTCATCGATCTCAGACAGATGCAGAAGGCCTGA
- a CDS encoding desulfoferrodoxin, translating into MTALYEVYKCEKCGNITVVFHPSAGTLVCCGADMVRQVEKTADQGKEKHVPVIEKTATGILVKCGEIPHPMEEKHYIEWIEVHGGDYYFIKRLSPGAKPEAEFPCSTTDVVAREYCTVHGLWTSAK; encoded by the coding sequence ATGACAGCGCTTTATGAAGTATACAAATGTGAGAAGTGCGGAAACATCACGGTGGTCTTTCATCCGTCTGCAGGAACACTGGTCTGCTGCGGTGCTGATATGGTCAGGCAGGTAGAAAAGACCGCTGACCAGGGAAAAGAGAAGCATGTCCCAGTCATCGAAAAGACTGCGACAGGCATCCTGGTCAAGTGCGGTGAGATCCCTCACCCGATGGAGGAGAAGCACTACATCGAGTGGATAGAGGTTCACGGCGGAGACTACTACTTCATCAAGAGGCTCTCACCCGGTGCAAAACCCGAAGCCGAGTTCCCCTGTTCAACAACCGATGTCGTAGCACGTGAATACTGCACAGTCCATGGCCTGTGGACAAGCGCAAAATAA
- a CDS encoding FprA family A-type flavoprotein — translation MAVRQISEHIFAVGIIDWDRRIFDELVPLPEGTSYNSYFIKGSEKTALIDTADPSREEEFIGNLIRLGINRLDYIVVNHAEQDHAGCLPMLLELFPGAKVCCTQKCQELLSLLLDVPAQRCQIVTSGDSVNLGDRTLTFISAPWVHWPETMMTYCPEEEMLFSCDLFGSHYATSDLFVQDMAREEILAKRYYGEIMMPFRSSIVKYMADLKEKKIAVIAPSHGPLIRPASLILDLYEQWTSDQVKNFVLIPYVSMHGSTSQMVNTLTELLLERGVGVKPFKVTSPDSGALAMELVDAATVIFATPTVLFGPHPDMVSVAYLANLIKPKTRYASIIGSYGWGGKTVETLKSMIPHIKAELLSPVYIQGAPGEKARADLQALADLIAAKHHEDSLVIG, via the coding sequence ATGGCTGTCCGTCAGATTAGTGAGCACATTTTTGCAGTCGGGATCATTGACTGGGACCGGCGGATATTTGATGAACTGGTTCCCCTTCCAGAAGGAACATCATATAATTCATATTTCATTAAGGGAAGCGAAAAGACAGCACTCATCGATACCGCTGATCCCTCCAGGGAAGAAGAATTTATTGGAAACCTGATCAGGCTCGGAATCAACAGGCTCGATTACATCGTTGTCAACCATGCCGAGCAGGATCACGCAGGATGCCTGCCGATGCTGCTTGAGTTATTTCCGGGAGCAAAGGTCTGTTGCACACAGAAATGCCAGGAGCTTCTCTCACTCCTTCTTGATGTTCCTGCCCAGCGGTGCCAGATCGTAACATCAGGTGATTCTGTAAATCTTGGTGACCGGACACTTACATTCATCTCAGCACCATGGGTACACTGGCCTGAGACGATGATGACCTACTGCCCTGAAGAGGAGATGCTCTTCTCCTGCGATCTCTTCGGCTCCCACTATGCAACATCAGATCTCTTTGTTCAGGATATGGCACGTGAGGAGATCCTGGCAAAGAGGTACTATGGCGAGATCATGATGCCATTTCGATCAAGTATCGTTAAGTACATGGCAGATCTGAAGGAGAAGAAGATCGCAGTGATCGCACCGAGCCATGGACCGTTGATCAGACCGGCATCACTGATCCTGGATCTTTATGAGCAGTGGACAAGTGACCAGGTCAAGAACTTTGTCCTCATCCCGTATGTCTCCATGCACGGAAGCACCAGCCAGATGGTCAACACCCTTACCGAACTATTACTTGAACGTGGTGTTGGGGTAAAACCGTTCAAAGTAACGAGTCCTGACAGCGGGGCACTTGCAATGGAACTGGTGGATGCCGCAACTGTGATCTTTGCAACACCAACAGTCCTCTTCGGCCCTCATCCGGATATGGTCTCGGTGGCGTACCTTGCCAACCTCATCAAGCCCAAGACCAGATATGCCTCTATTATCGGTTCCTACGGATGGGGAGGAAAGACGGTTGAGACTCTGAAGTCAATGATTCCTCACATCAAGGCAGAACTTCTCAGCCCGGTATACATTCAGGGTGCTCCGGGTGAGAAAGCAAGAGCAGACCTGCAGGCACTTGCTGATCTGATCGCAGCAAAACACCACGAGGATTCTCTGGTCATCGGCTGA
- a CDS encoding histone deacetylase, whose translation MTTGIVFAQAYLRHEQSPTHPERSERLAYTMDQLTEEGIFDIPEISLIEPRKATRSEILAVHDAAYVGFLEEASVTGGMIDYDTMIPHGLIGDALLAAGGAVTAVDAVLDQDVRNAFVLCRPPGHHAGCAHGGGFCYLNNVAISVRQFQRRGMKRVMILDWDAHHGNGTQEIFEDDPSVLFCSVHQFPFYPGSGQIDEIGTGEGTGYTVNMPVPGGSSDQVYTYLLQEIIMPLAEEFQPDCIVISAGQDNHFTDPLTGLALTARGYASMMQEICILADSICLGRLVVILEGGYSVEGGLPYTNLGIIAAMAGLDISAIREPDTLLDLLHRSVSDTALSRVIKTTGELKQMLAPYWSCFR comes from the coding sequence ATGACGACAGGGATCGTCTTTGCCCAGGCTTACCTCCGCCACGAGCAGAGCCCTACCCATCCGGAACGGAGCGAACGCCTTGCGTACACCATGGACCAGCTGACCGAGGAAGGGATCTTTGATATCCCCGAAATCAGTCTGATCGAACCCCGGAAAGCGACCAGGTCAGAGATTCTTGCAGTTCATGATGCTGCATATGTGGGATTTCTCGAAGAGGCGAGTGTCACCGGTGGGATGATCGATTACGATACCATGATCCCCCATGGCCTGATCGGCGACGCTCTGCTAGCTGCAGGAGGGGCAGTCACCGCAGTGGACGCTGTACTTGACCAGGATGTGAGAAATGCATTCGTTCTCTGTCGTCCCCCCGGCCACCATGCCGGGTGTGCCCACGGCGGAGGATTCTGCTATCTCAACAACGTGGCCATATCGGTCAGGCAGTTTCAGCGAAGAGGAATGAAACGGGTCATGATCCTGGACTGGGATGCTCATCACGGAAACGGAACCCAGGAGATCTTCGAGGATGATCCCTCCGTGCTCTTCTGTTCGGTGCACCAGTTCCCATTCTACCCGGGATCGGGCCAGATAGATGAGATAGGAACCGGAGAGGGGACAGGGTATACGGTGAACATGCCGGTCCCGGGCGGAAGCTCTGACCAGGTGTACACGTACCTGCTTCAGGAGATCATCATGCCTCTTGCTGAAGAGTTCCAGCCAGACTGCATCGTCATTTCAGCAGGCCAGGACAACCATTTCACCGATCCCCTCACTGGCCTGGCACTTACTGCAAGGGGGTACGCTTCCATGATGCAGGAGATCTGCATCCTCGCTGACAGTATCTGTCTTGGAAGGCTTGTTGTGATCCTGGAAGGCGGATACAGCGTGGAGGGCGGGCTCCCGTACACAAACCTCGGCATCATCGCGGCCATGGCAGGGCTTGATATCTCTGCCATCAGAGAACCTGACACCCTGCTTGACCTGCTCCACCGGTCTGTATCAGATACCGCACTCTCCCGGGTGATCAAGACCACCGGGGAGCTGAAACAGATGCTCGCCCCATACTGGAGTTGTTTCAGATAA
- a CDS encoding hydantoinase/oxoprolinase family protein, with the protein MFTGIDIGGTNTDIALIDDDIRTIKVPNSKGLEHALQMAGAGGRLAVSTSQPLNAMVTGTAGRIRTITIPGPGLVYGGAVKGAVGPRGDVLEPVDTEEIENLLRGCRADGIAIAGKFSVRNPVQEEIVRDIARLFFDDEQIAISSPLGGLNFPARIATTRINAGIKVKVAALSDRIRKTHQDSLFVTSDGGLCGHDRAIENPSLLYHSSPATVALGAKYLSKKKDFLVVDIGGTTTDLVPIKDGKPILETLFVQGKRTLIQAVSAETIPLGGDSCIRDELMQFRSGNARAFGGAEPTLTDALNVLGAEIGDTSRSCCLDLKKAEDAYREYIETLGGIIHHMDPVLIVGAGFLAPYLIPDLADEARVRFYVPDHAGSANAVGAAVSRISISVHAHADSQRGVLTLNGIDHPLPFGMSDDDLLMHTGELVRTMARNEGAPQEDLHELVTSQYSAYNVVRGGRVQARITDFVIGIAPGITAEAP; encoded by the coding sequence ATGTTTACCGGGATTGACATCGGCGGAACCAATACAGACATTGCGCTGATTGATGACGATATCCGGACCATCAAAGTCCCAAACTCAAAGGGTCTTGAACATGCCCTGCAGATGGCAGGAGCGGGCGGAAGGCTTGCGGTAAGTACCTCCCAGCCTCTCAATGCGATGGTTACCGGCACAGCCGGGAGGATCAGGACAATTACCATCCCCGGCCCAGGCCTCGTGTACGGGGGCGCAGTGAAAGGTGCGGTAGGTCCCCGCGGTGACGTCCTTGAACCTGTTGATACAGAAGAGATCGAGAACCTCCTCAGAGGATGTCGAGCAGACGGGATCGCAATTGCAGGAAAGTTCTCTGTCAGGAACCCGGTACAGGAGGAGATCGTCAGGGATATCGCGAGGCTGTTCTTTGACGATGAACAGATAGCGATCAGTTCTCCCCTCGGAGGACTCAACTTTCCTGCCAGAATAGCAACGACCAGGATCAACGCAGGGATCAAAGTAAAAGTTGCTGCACTTTCTGACAGGATACGAAAAACCCATCAGGACTCCCTATTCGTGACATCTGACGGAGGACTCTGTGGCCATGACCGGGCTATCGAGAACCCGTCCCTGCTCTATCACTCAAGTCCTGCAACAGTTGCCCTCGGGGCAAAATATCTCTCGAAGAAGAAGGACTTCCTGGTTGTTGACATTGGCGGCACAACCACCGATCTCGTCCCTATAAAAGACGGAAAGCCCATCCTGGAGACCCTGTTCGTACAGGGAAAGAGAACCCTCATCCAGGCTGTTTCAGCAGAGACAATTCCTTTAGGAGGAGATTCGTGCATCAGGGATGAACTGATGCAGTTCAGATCAGGCAATGCCCGGGCGTTCGGTGGTGCTGAACCGACCCTGACCGATGCACTCAACGTTCTCGGTGCTGAAATCGGCGACACCTCCCGCTCGTGTTGTCTCGACCTGAAGAAGGCAGAAGATGCATACCGGGAGTACATCGAGACACTTGGGGGCATCATTCATCATATGGACCCTGTCCTGATCGTTGGGGCAGGGTTCCTGGCCCCTTATCTTATTCCGGATCTTGCAGACGAGGCGAGAGTGAGGTTCTATGTTCCCGACCATGCCGGTTCTGCAAACGCCGTCGGTGCAGCGGTCTCACGGATCAGCATCAGTGTCCATGCCCATGCAGACTCGCAGCGGGGAGTGCTCACATTAAACGGGATCGATCATCCGCTTCCTTTCGGAATGAGTGATGACGATCTCCTCATGCATACCGGCGAACTGGTCAGGACAATGGCCAGAAACGAAGGAGCACCACAGGAAGATCTGCATGAACTTGTGACCAGTCAGTATTCGGCTTATAATGTGGTCAGGGGAGGCAGGGTGCAGGCCAGGATCACAGACTTCGTGATTGGGATTGCACCAGGTATCACTGCGGAGGCACCATGA
- a CDS encoding DUF2148 domain-containing protein gives MDPEEEAVRTIANLMAVSVRTAPKGKGTDTIETKVLYGPELSELAREMEVVGTRIGFQFFMRDAKNIAAASACVLIGCHGEQHVGLNCGGCGHSTCKEMAEAFANRKENTLYKGPVCAIRMADLGIAVGSAAKTAQIHNADNRVFFSAGVAALSLGHLPGCTTAYAIPLSVTGKNIFFDR, from the coding sequence ATGGATCCTGAAGAGGAAGCAGTCCGGACCATCGCTAACCTGATGGCTGTAAGCGTCCGCACTGCACCGAAAGGGAAGGGTACTGACACCATCGAGACGAAGGTTCTGTACGGGCCAGAACTTTCTGAGCTTGCACGGGAGATGGAGGTAGTTGGAACCAGGATCGGGTTTCAGTTTTTCATGCGTGATGCGAAGAATATTGCAGCCGCATCAGCATGTGTTCTGATCGGATGCCACGGGGAGCAGCACGTTGGCCTGAACTGTGGCGGGTGCGGACATAGCACCTGTAAAGAGATGGCCGAGGCATTTGCAAACCGGAAAGAGAACACCCTGTATAAGGGTCCGGTCTGTGCTATCCGGATGGCAGATCTCGGAATTGCTGTTGGTTCAGCAGCAAAGACCGCCCAGATTCACAACGCAGATAATCGTGTCTTCTTCTCTGCCGGAGTAGCAGCACTCTCGCTCGGTCACCTTCCCGGGTGCACCACTGCGTATGCGATCCCGCTCTCAGTGACCGGGAAGAACATCTTCTTTGATCGGTAA
- a CDS encoding GHMP kinase gives MTILKIRGGDLDLVEYEFNSFKPGEDLKTAGLERTYNLKISSEPVTVRAPGRIHLTVLDMNRFAPGHPGGGGIGFAIQVYAYATARAIPSGYEITYSRPAIIEHFLTLFSKTIGYTGGFAIEARDHEYKHVGLGSTSTILTAVASAVNKVVGEPLTQDQLRILIGHNYVEETEGGLVAYGFETGVGPAVSTYGGMAVMGDDLALVYRHDFAADKYVHIVIPPSSISSAGEEEFSLLMNKARTLDYRDREQKAYCILMDFIPALGCGDLQRMGDVMWEIEFRGSKRAEVEHHSFELYHYMNRLRKAGLEFVGMSSVGPSIAIITSMPAEKIRDILKPMDLTIAISTTVDNRGLVFG, from the coding sequence ATGACAATACTGAAGATACGCGGAGGAGACCTTGACCTTGTTGAGTATGAGTTCAACTCATTCAAGCCGGGCGAGGATCTGAAGACTGCCGGACTAGAAAGAACGTATAACCTGAAGATAAGTTCAGAGCCGGTAACAGTCAGGGCACCGGGCCGGATTCATCTGACTGTGCTGGACATGAACCGGTTTGCACCAGGTCATCCTGGCGGAGGAGGCATCGGATTTGCTATTCAGGTCTATGCGTATGCAACTGCCAGGGCGATCCCGTCAGGGTACGAGATCACGTACAGCAGGCCTGCCATCATCGAGCACTTCCTCACTCTGTTCTCAAAGACCATCGGATATACTGGTGGGTTTGCAATAGAAGCCCGGGATCATGAGTACAAGCATGTCGGGCTCGGGTCTACCAGCACCATCCTGACAGCAGTGGCATCTGCTGTGAACAAGGTGGTGGGAGAGCCTCTCACGCAGGACCAGCTCAGGATCCTTATCGGTCATAACTACGTTGAAGAGACCGAGGGAGGGCTTGTTGCATACGGGTTTGAGACCGGTGTAGGTCCGGCAGTCAGCACCTACGGAGGTATGGCAGTCATGGGCGATGATCTTGCCCTTGTCTACCGGCATGATTTTGCCGCCGACAAGTACGTGCATATCGTCATACCGCCGAGTTCGATCTCCTCTGCAGGAGAGGAGGAGTTCTCCCTGCTCATGAACAAGGCACGGACCCTTGATTACCGGGACCGGGAGCAGAAGGCATACTGCATCCTGATGGACTTCATCCCTGCCCTGGGCTGCGGAGATCTTCAGCGGATGGGTGACGTGATGTGGGAGATCGAGTTCAGGGGATCGAAGCGGGCAGAGGTTGAGCACCACTCGTTTGAACTCTATCACTACATGAACAGGCTCAGGAAAGCAGGGCTTGAGTTTGTGGGGATGAGTTCGGTAGGTCCGTCAATAGCCATCATCACGTCAATGCCTGCAGAAAAGATCCGGGATATCCTGAAACCTATGGATCTCACCATCGCCATCAGTACCACGGTTGATAACCGTGGGCTGGTCTTTGGGTAA
- a CDS encoding small multi-drug export protein, whose amino-acid sequence MRPLGCTLSGGLVFFSPVINRVLRLSIPFLLGIGMLLVYYSMYDYNTYLELASLSFLYFIPPAGKESLIPAAIAMGIPWVTICATLTFIDIISCLFMLWNFEILVLIPFIGPRLIRLMRRGRDVLSKHAWLERLYLVGLAVFVFLPLQGTGAVSGTVLGKMAGMPPIEIFCAISIGSALHSFVIGLSAYALNKYLGLNLWYLVAFILGIIIVISIVSFLWYRYVGIDCQTDQS is encoded by the coding sequence ATGAGACCACTGGGATGTACCCTCTCCGGAGGACTTGTCTTCTTTTCACCGGTGATCAACCGGGTACTTCGTCTGTCGATCCCGTTTCTTCTTGGAATCGGGATGCTCCTTGTCTACTATTCAATGTACGATTATAACACGTATCTTGAATTAGCCAGCCTGTCATTTCTGTATTTCATACCTCCGGCCGGGAAAGAGAGTCTCATCCCCGCCGCTATAGCGATGGGAATCCCCTGGGTCACCATATGCGCCACGCTGACCTTTATCGATATTATCTCCTGTCTCTTTATGCTCTGGAATTTTGAGATCCTGGTGCTTATCCCGTTCATCGGCCCAAGGCTTATCAGGCTCATGCGCAGAGGAAGAGATGTTCTGTCAAAACATGCATGGCTTGAGCGGCTCTATCTTGTCGGTCTGGCAGTGTTTGTCTTTCTTCCGCTCCAGGGCACCGGGGCGGTATCAGGAACGGTGCTCGGGAAGATGGCAGGAATGCCGCCGATAGAGATCTTCTGTGCTATCAGCATCGGGTCGGCCCTGCACAGTTTTGTCATCGGGCTCTCGGCCTATGCACTGAATAAGTATCTGGGACTCAACCTCTGGTACCTGGTTGCCTTCATACTCGGCATCATTATTGTGATCTCCATTGTATCCTTCCTCTGGTACCGCTATGTCGGGATCGACTGCCAGACAGATCAGTCCTAA